The segment TGGTCGGCGTGTGGTGGTAGACTTAGCGTGTTTTGGGAATTTGAATCTCGACTTTATCGAAGGAAAACTTACAGGTATATCCGATACCTTAGCCGTTTCGTTTTCAGGTGCACCTCTTTGGACATCCTGAAGCTCTTCGACCCGCATGCCATCCGTATTTCTCGTCCTGAGCTTGGATAGTTCCTGGCGGACGAGGCGTCCTTGGCAGTCGTAGTAGATCCTGATGACCACCGCTTCCGACCAAGACTCGGAAGTGTTACTTAGGTCTACACCAGGTGGAAACGGGTAGAGCACTTCTTTCTCCTCAGGTTCAAGCTTGGCGAGGGGGTCTTCCATCAGTGTGGGGAGTGCTAGTGTCGAAGCCAGAAGCGTGAAGATACCGTACCCACATATTAACATCATTTTCACTTGAAGAGTCAATAGTTTGAACTGCTGAAGCGGAGTACTAAGGAAGATTGGTGAGCTAAAATCAATAACTAATTCTATCTCTAAAGCTCCCTACTATTCGTGGAATAATCTTGGTTATGCGATATAACTTTTTGGCAAGCACAAAATAACTCAAATGTACATTTCCTAGAGTGTCTTAACTGTGGGAGAGCCAAGCCGACACTGACAAAGCGAAGTGTTAATAGCGGATCTTTACGGCAGgatgtggttttaaaaatatatcagagAGCATTTACTGAGAAACCGTAACCACAATGTAATCGTGTCAGTGTTTATACCCCTCAGATCGAGAAGAAGCTTTTATTACACAGTTGTAAAAATGTCCCACACGTGCCTGGTAATTCCCAAACGGTTATTCTAGTATATGATTGATAATCACACAAGTGTCTGAAAACACTTTAATATACACCTAGctgcttattttttatgttttaaaaatgaagttaatatacaaaatagttgatcaaatataatgaaattttacataatgacCAACAATGTAAAATGGAATCTTAAACAATGCTTGATTTTCATACTGTAGCTTTCAATATAGCGCCTGATAAAACCTTTAACATCGTTTAaagtacatcttgagctatgcttatgTTACATGattttgccgaactccttgtagagCATCCTCCATTGGATCTGAAGAATCACtcactaccttaaaaactattttttaagtccattattcatttactaagttcaACTTTCACAAATTGAACCaagacaataatattaaaccGTCTAGAACAGtacctacattttaaatgtttcagacATTAAATCGGCGTAatgttttaaagagtgaaccctttgaggtcggatttgcggcgttgtattatactaataaagactttaatttgatgtactactcgccATATGCTCAcctttaagatttccttctgactccttgctgGCCATCCCCCTGCCATGtcaaaaaatggtagttacttcaaaaagtagatttataggtgcagtaatgatgtacccagcttattgctttacctgtgatcgtttataaattatcaagcccgtgcgggagttttttacaccctgtataaaatctAGCAATTGTTCATGCATTCTTGCTGATTACTGTTATAGTGTGACCTTCGAATGCATAAATTCAACTTTATGTCATCCAATCGAATATTAATACGATCGGGAGTATcgaattttgtaatagtttatctgGTTGTGAGAACCCATTGAGTAAATCACAATTTATACACTGAGTGGCAATAAGCTAGCACTAATAAACGAGTTTGGTGTGTGACAAGAATAAGGAATTTAATATGTACTGGAACATAGACAAAATAACGTGATAAAAACAAACGGGAGAGCTTTCTGTCGCCCTGTTGAAGTACCGTGCATATTGAAATGCATACGTTttgataaatttgtaatacaatctTGTTTGTCCGCGCATAGCGATATTGTTGTCTGGGTAACCACTCAAAGTTGTTTGCGACATTGTCGACCCGAAAGAGTATCTTCTTCAAAAGGCGCCTTAATATAATATCCTTACCACAATatggttatttaaacaaataatgtttgttCGATGCAGTTTAAACTATTCTCTTGtcataaagttaaaaagaaatctttaaattgTGTCAAATATAAGATAAATTCGAAACGGGTAAAAGGAACGGAAAATCCTTTCACAAGGAAAAACATTATTGCCTTGTAGCTGTTAAAAATCTTAAcgtttttcattataataaatatcaaaccatccgataattagattttattttgtgagaTTTTATGCTTTCTGCGTCAGAAACCCAAGTAACCAAACTGGTTATAGACTGCTTTGATATATGTTTTAGAATAATGATCTAAAATTGCTAATATTCCACCATTTAGGTAAAGTAATTTCTATGAATgagacttttaaattttatatgacacTATTTTACGtatctaaacaataaaataaatcacctGGACACCAGTCATCTTCTTTATTTTGATCCAAATAAAGTTTGATCATAGCGAATTGATCAACTAAAATAAACTTATGGCGATTGACTTACGTGTAAATCggaatgaaaaatatatgttttagcaattgttttaaactatgtttattatggttatttttattaaatggcacaaacataaaaaatttgttacacatctataatattcatttttatatgcaGTATTAAAAGCTTAACCATTTAATAACATTGTCTTTGAACTCCATCCGCAGGATTTTGTTTAGAACAACTAATagtaaataaactttgaataatttcgtataataaaaaggaaatatattttaacaaattttcaaaaaataataatacttccaTAGTAGATATTAGGGGATGAGATTTACTTTCATATTATAACTAGGCTATTACTTTTCACCAGAGATAGACTTTATCACGAATTGCTCTTTTAACAGCAAGTGGCTTTGTTCAAAGTAACAGCTTCTGTATTAGAAATGTATacaaactatttcaaaatataaaacttgctttataatttaaattgttacaaacattctttattttgaattatttaacaaTGTGCCGTTATTTTGCTGTATTTTGAAAACG is part of the Homalodisca vitripennis isolate AUS2020 chromosome 8, UT_GWSS_2.1, whole genome shotgun sequence genome and harbors:
- the LOC124368079 gene encoding uncharacterized protein LOC124368079, producing MMLICGYGIFTLLASTLALPTLMEDPLAKLEPEEKEVLYPFPPGVDLSNTSESWSEAVVIRIYYDCQGRLVRQELSKLRTRNTDGMRVEELQDVQRGAPENETAKVSDIPVSFPSIKSRFKFPKHAKSTTTRRPQILEQPDQNVPSIVDKDMIIDTPIRSCPEGQNFDMFNKCRKEFPEKNPQQG